cctaaccctaaccctaaccctaaccctaaccctaaccctaaccctaaccctaaccctaaccctaaccctaaccctaaccctaaccctaaccctaaccctaaccctaaccctaaccctaacccttTAGGCAACTGCAGCTTCAAACCAGATTTGGATGGGCCACACGCGTGCTAGGTTTCCTGGTTCTTGGAACGACATTGTTCTCACCTAGTGTGATGAGCGTTCGTCAAGTTCCAAAGCAAAGACGCACTTTGATCGAGTTTTCAGCGTTCAAGGAGGTCCCGTGTATGCTGTTCTGCGTAGCGATGTTCTTTGGTTATATTGGATTCTTCAACCCCATTTTCTACATCGAAGCGTTTGCTATCCAAAAGCATGCAATGGGAGAGACGCTTGCATTCCACCTTATCTCGATCCTAAATGCCACCTCAGTCCCAGGTCGGATTGTTCCTGGCATTCTTGGCTTGCGCTTTGGTCCATTAAATATCCTTCTAGGCAGTGCAATCATTAGCGGCATCCTTTCACTCTGCTGGATAGCCATCTACAACGCGGGGCCCCTAATAGTGTTAGCTGTCTTGTACGGCTTCTCCGGCGCTTTCGTCTCACTCCTGGCGGTAGCATTGACGACCTTGAACCTGAATCTCCAGACACTTAGAACTCGAATGGGAATGTGCTCACTGTTGTGTGGTTTTGGATCTCTCTGCCGTGCGCCTGTTGCCGGCGCTGTCCTTGACAATACGCGATCGTATCTAGGGGTTCAACTATACTCGGGGCTCACCATCGGTACGACAGGTGTTCTCCTCTTTTTCGCCAATCATCtaaaaagaagaacaaattAGGACCAACTCATCTCTGTGAGAGGAATGAACTTTGGTTTCTGTTGCCTGTCCAAGGCTTAATCTCGTCAGTGCTCATTGCTACCGTCCTCCCAATCCACATGTTTGGTGCGAAAGAGACTCGGACCTTTCTCGCCTGGATTTAGAGGTTGATCCTCTATTGAGAGTTAATGCTCGGTTATACGCGCAGTTATATACGCCGAGAATCATAAGAAAAGCATAACCGTAGCACAGAGATTTGAGCCCAAAGCCCTGCAGCCTCGGCTAGATTCCGTCCCAGTCAATCCAGCCAAAGGTGTTCAAGAGTTCCACTAACGGCACTCTCTTCCCCGAATAGTTGACTAAAGAGGGCATCGAGACTAGGTTGGTGGGAAGCCAGAACCGGGGGCACATTGAGAATACGATCCAGACTCCGACTAAGGATCCTCTGAATAAACAAAACCATATCTCCGCAAGATGCGAATGGCTGGATCCACTCGAGGTATGCAACAAGCAAACTGAGTTCCCGGATAATGTCCGAGCGTGAGATGTGTAGGATATATTCTGGTCTCAGCAGTTCGAGGCAGAAAATCCCACTAGGGGGAACAGCGTACGACATTGCCGGTCTTCGTCAACATGTTGCCGCCCATAGCTATGGTGCAGGAACAAATTGAGGACATGCCAGCCATCCAAAATCACTATAGAGACCAACAAAACggtcctttttcttccagAAAAACAAGGTCATTTCTAGCATGCGCTGGCTTATATTGATTAGGTCCTTGGTGGTATTTGTGTTTTACCGTGTTAGAAGACGTTCCAGCAGGAACAGATTGAGCATAGACTCGAGTTTGGTAAGTATTTATGCGTAGAGATCATACCCTAGAATGTCCGCATCATCTACCTTGTTTGAGGAGAATATGATCGCCTCTGGTAGCTGTATGTATGTAGCATGTGTTCTTTGTTTTAATACCCTGTCTGATGTTTAGTATATTTATGAGGTCAGTGAGGAAAACGCACATGGCTCGTTCTCCCAACTGTTCTGGCGGGGCGTCTAACGAAGCCTGTACAAGCTCCAGTATCTCATGTCTGATCTTTGCGAACATTGTATGGGATCACAGAATTATTGTAGAGTAGATTCGATTGTATTTGTTCCATCCATGCGAGTCCAGCTCAGTGGCTGCAGCCAGAAGATCGCGTGACAACAGCGCCTCGTCGCTCAAGTCTAGTGGAAGACAGGTCGATGAACAGGCATGACTGAGCATTGGTGGTCGACCGGTAAAAGTTGATATGACCTTGTCGATGTTGAAGACTGCAGCAAAAACCCTCCTTTTCATCTAGTGCTGTAGTGTCGGCTGTTGTGACCCAGCTGTCAGCTCTCGATGTAATCCTATAGGCGTGGTAACAGCAACGAGCTCGCCATGCTGCATCCAGCATGAGAGACCTAGTTAATTAGTATTCCGTCATGTATCCTTGTGTACCATCGAGCGACATACTTTTGCCACCGTTCAGGATGCCTTCTAAGATATTGTGCTTGTATAGCAGATACACAAATAGGACATTGACTGAGCCAAGTTGCCGGCACAGATCAATGCACAGGGATGCATAATACTTTAGGTGGGCCATAAGCTTTTTGGGTCCCATGACAAACGGATGCCCCTGACAATACCGAGAGACGGGTTCGCTCTCTGGCGACGAGGATATCGCTCCGAACGCCCAGTAGGTGAACAATATGCCGAGCGTTTCCCATCGCATCTGCCTTCAGGTAAAAGAGGCAAGCAAGCCGTGAGGATCTTGCTCTTTCCTTAATGTTTTCTTACTATTCACCGAAATATGAGCCGCAAGAGTGAGGAAGTCGTCTGTCAACCTTCGTATTAGCGCTGGGCGGAAAATATTCCACATTCTCTCTGACGAATGATGGGCGGCTAATCGAATCCAGCCATCATTTGGGTTGACATGCTTCGAGAAAAGTGTTGAAAAATCCCTCTCCCCAGGTATATGCTGTAGAATGTCGGCGCCGagctgctgccactgcctGTCCAGAGCAGACTTTGGTCCCGGGGAAGAACGCAAATCCAGATCAGTGATATGGTCTGCCTGGGTCCCTGATGCGTTAAATCATGATCCAACTCAAACCAATCACCATACTCCATGAAAACTGATGTAAAGCTTGTCGGACCCAGATACTATATGGAACTGTTGATCACGGATGTGGTCTGTTGTGGAACATGCCAAGTCTCCAACACATATGGCGCATGGACCGGGTCCTGGGCGGATTGGCGGACTGTCCTACGTCTTTGGTAGTTTTATCCACTCTCGTATCTGCAACGGAACGCTCAAGATAGACGCATTCCGTCGAGAGTTTTTGACATCGCTGGCACGTAGGTAAGCGTGGTCACAGGCTAATTTCCGCCTTAGACAGGTTTCACATGCAGCCTTGCGACCGTTTCGGCGCCGGAGAGGAGTAGTCATTGGGAAGATGTAGAAAGTGGGATATCGCAGGTAAGGTCAACATGGAAGAGGGGGTCAAATGCTGAGGTGAGACTTGGATTCAATCTCCACAAATGATATCAGGTCTTGTTCCCCACAGCCGGCCGGCTTCTTCACTTCATTGTGCCGAGTCTCACCACCGTAAAATtcatctacagagtagtactTGCATCTGTCAGCATACTAGCCGGTCCAATGTCTGTAGTTCAACACAACAGGAGTGGAGGTGCAGGTGATTTTCTGGGGACTCCTCTTTCATTTGGCTTTCGCGGTAAGTGTTTCCCTATCACAACGTTAACAAAATCACCTCGTCTCTAGCTGTTCCCCCAAAAGTTCGGCTGTCAGTTGCGATGAGTGTCCAATCGCGTCCTGCAAAGGAGGGGGGAATCTGTAGCCTATGCTGCAGAGAGCTCTATCACAGGGCCAACAATATATGGGATATTATATGTATAGATTACAGTGGATGACATGAGCTATTACGTGCGCTATTACCTATCTCTCTATCTATATAAACATATCCATATCTGGGGCCTAGGTCGGGATCAATGTTAGTTATGCTTATTAGCATGCGGGGTAATACGCGACTTGAACAGCTCCCTGTCAAGTTCAACCGTCCAATTCTTCCCCCCAGCCTGTTGCAACATTTCAAATGCACTCCTGGATCGATATCCCCCTTCGTGATGGAAAAGACGCGGATGAGTGGGAATTAACTGAATCCAAAGCCATCGCCAACATCGACCAGTGGTATCAAGAAGGACGACTGCTCTTCCCCCGCGATTCCCTCCAGGAAGTGCGCGACCAGCTGCGGAAGCCGCTTAAAAAGGGCGACTCCATTTATGTGAAAGGGTTCGATGGGTCGATGTATGAATGGCCTGTGAAAACCGGCAACATCAAAACGCATTGGGAGGCTGACAATAACACgggagaggagaaacagGTGGATTGGATGCTGTGAGAATAGACCTCTCTTTTCAAACCCTTTTTCGACGACGCGAGTAAGGAAACTTTCGCTAATTCCATGATATGTCATAGGCACCACCCCGCACATTTTCTATCGCTCATTTACAGGGCTCAAAGATTCGCTGAAATACAGTCTGTCCCAGGCGTATTGCAGCGTGGGAATAGGACACTGGATAACTCACGGCGTCCAAGAGCCTGAGCCTGGATCCCTGGGGGATCTTAATTCAGGACTAGAATTCCTGGACAATACCCTGCGGGACTGGGAAGGGAGCAAGCCATAGAGAGGTCTCAAATCCACCCTTTCATCGTTGAATCTTAATACCAAGATCGCCAAGGTGATAGGTATGGCGCGCGGGTCTTTCACCCCGACATTGGAGTGCTGTGGATCTAGAAGATCAGCCGTTCAACATGCACTCCTCTTAATGATAAAGGCCTTTCTGTAGGGATGCAATTTAGGTACCAGAGAAGTCACGTGTTACGTCCAGGACCCGGGATATTTCAAGATAGATAGGCTGGTTCTTGAGAAATCGGATATCAAGGTGCTCGAGGATCCGGAAGGCTTCCTCGAAATGGACGATGCCTCCCTCGTGTTCTCCTGCAGCCCCAACATTTGTGTCAAGGAAATTGTTGTGGACATTGCCCGTCCACTGGCTCTCATCTGGTGTACTGTTAAAGACAAAGATCCGGAACACGCCCTGTAGGTGTCCTTGGCGTCTATGATGGTCCTGTCTGGTTAGTATTGGAAACAGCACTGATCCAGACTCCCCTCGTGTCTGAGAGATGATCCGAACGTGCTATGATCGATTTCCATTCCCCGAGGATCACGACGATAACTTTACGTGCATGACAATATATGTCAAAAAACAGTGCCAATCATTTTGGGATGAGCAAATAGGAAGACAAGATGACTAGAACACAAACTTTCCTAGTCCTCCAGAAACAAGAGGCTAATCAAATAGCCGTGGGCCTTCAGTTCCTCAGTGTTTCGCATGTACTCCGTTTGAACTCCTCCTTCACCTTAGGTATGATATCTCTCGCCCGATCAGATTACTCGTCGCTTAACACTCCCTGCATCGGAAATTCTCTGTACCGATCATTTCCTGCGCCTCTTGCATCAGCGTGATAGATGTTGTCGCACCTGTGCTGTCCCTTTCAAAAACAAGCATGTCCGTAGTGGAGTCCAATGGAGGCCTTCCGCTGCAGTGTGAGATTCTCGGAATCTCAGCCCAGTTCTGCTGTTGACTCGCCAATTTGCCTACGTCGCCCCTCCATCAAGACGGTTGTTCCGAGCGAACAGAACTAGATGAAAGCAGGGGGTCTGATGATACTCCAGAGACTTGAACAGACGCCTGCTTGTCCTGCGCACGAAATATCTGTACAGAGCGACTAGCGATATGTTCGTGGACAGAGAGCCAGCCTTGCGACTTGCAATTGGCGCAGGTTCATACTGAAGAAGTGCTCGAATATCTCTCGATCTCGGCGGTCCAATTATACACCCAAAGATGGAAATGGAGCATAACCTTCAGTAATTTGTAACCAGCACTCGCAAAGTCTGCAGAAGACGCGAGGATTCTTCCATAACCGATATTCGCCATTAGCGCACTGACAGCAGCAAGGAGGCCCCTAGCTATAAGACGAGCTGTCCTATACATATCACCTAGATATTAAATGGTATTACCTTTTGTGATTCCACCGAAGCCGTGAAGGACTATACAggttaagtatatatatataatcaGCTACTAGATATCATTGCACAGTGATATCCTAATATGTATATTTCATTGATTATATCGTTTCATTGTCTCCATACCTGTTCGTTATCTCGCGACACCCAATCAGTAGGCCTCACAGAAATATAGGATATAGTTCGGTATTATATCTAACCATTCTCATAGTAGTTGGCTAGTGGAGAAAAGTAGAAACTACTGGACATTATACAGGGCAATTTATAAGCAAGCTATGCTTCAAAACTTGCAAACTTCTTGCTGTCTAGGGCTCATAAATTTTCTAGACCTATAGATGTTTTTAAGCAACATAGTGATGGGTTGAACTGCCTTGATCTCTTTAAGAGTGTGTTTGGAAATATGTAAGGGCCCACTTGCTTACCAGTCTGGAGGATGTTGATTGGTTTAGGTGGCTGGTCACATGCTCTGAATTATAACTGTGTAATTTGCGTCAGCGGTCATGGTGGCTGTAATCTTCGCGAAACTTGCGCAATCGCACTTATGCAAAAGCTCTGAGTGTTCTGGTTTTGGGATCGACGATTTCATCAGCCATGAGGCTTCCCGGTTCAAACATTCAGGTTCTATTCAGCATGGACCATTGTTCACGTAACGGGCTGCTCTTCGTTTCAAACTGGAACATTATTACTTTTTTTAGAGTCTGTCATTCgttcttctttttcattttctttggCTATTCCCTTGATTGCCTTGTGTGGTGACCAGCCGGTCCTCCTTTCTCCACTTTGTAAGTCACAAAACCGAAATCGAAAACGGATTCTATTTCTCTCCTTAAAGCATATCCCTAGCCCGTAAATTCAACAAGCCTCGCCAACAAGGTCAGAGGCCATTCCCCCATGGTCGTCCAAAATACGCCGAAATCGAGTATTCTCAACTAATGTTCGCGCCTCACATGAAATATAGTGAATAACCAACGTCCTAAGGGAACAACGTCCACCCGGCTCTTGTCTGCCTGTGTGATCGTAGGTATATTCTAGCAGATCCAAGACGTTTGTTATGGTTTGCCGGTTGAGAACAAAATTGGAAAGGTCTCGATGAAGCGACTTCAAGCACTGCTCTCTTAATGCGTCAACAAGATATATTGTCGCAAACACATATATTTTTGCGTGGGCGAGGAGATCTGGGCTGAGAGAGATTGTAgcctcatctccagcaaaACGAAGACCTCTAAAATGACTCCATCCGCGTTCATATGGACTTAGAATGTAGATTGATCTCGCGTATTCGATCTTTAGCGGGGGTGAAGAGCTGTACTTCTTTCTTTGCGCTTTTGTGCTGGGCGGTGACCACTCATAGTCTTGTATTCCTGGTTGTGTTTCCGGCTCTGGTTCCAGCTCAGGTTCCAGCTCAGGTTCCAGCTCTGGTTCCAGCTCTGGTTCCAGCTCAGGTTCCAGCTCAGGTTCCAGCTCAGGTTCCAGCTCAGGTTCCAGCTCTGTTTCTGACTCTTGTTGTGGATTGCTGTCATTCGATTGCACTCGATCTAGAATGGGTTTCAGTCATCTTTCCTGTGACACTATACCCAGTACTTGTGCCTTCTGCAGCAGAATAACTATCATTGTCTTCATCGTTGCGGCAAGGCGTAGTACTGTATATCTGCCCTTATAGCCAAACTCACAAAATGCGATGAAagtttcttcttccacatcaTCTATAGTAGCAGTTTTGGATACCGATTCTTTCATACAGCCATTGTTCATTAGAGCATCAAGAGGCGCTGATAGATTATGAACAAGACCGGTATGGATTGTCAGCTTCCTTCGATCACGTCCAATAAGAATGTGGAATTCTGGAGATCGAATAAGTCTTCGGCTGCTAGTTAGTAACCGAATTTTTCAATGAACGGCGATCGTACAGTTTGAAGTTTTCCATTCTTACTTATCTTCGACGTGGCGATCTGTACAGTAGATATTGGCAACCTTCGTGCAAGCTGGGGGTTGGCCAGGGCTAAATTGCTCTTTTGTATGTTACGGTGAGGAGCCATCGTATGAAATCAACTAGTAGGGCTTCGCCACCTAACCCATGCGAAGCTACCATAAGAGCTTGCGACAACCAACCGAATGAGAGGCAGCAAGCAGAGTTGGACTGCGGGGTCATTCTCTGCCGGAAAATCACCTGATGGGATAGACGCATGCAGGCATGCTACCCGAGACGGAGTAGCGGCGAACCAATCATGTACGATATAACGGGAAGCAGGGTGTAGACACACATGAGCTCTAACCAAGACAATATTCGAAACTCGCAACTGTGCTAATCACAAAATTTACCTGTCGGCGCCTTTGCAAAAGAGGTGGCCTGCTCGATAGCTGTATTATTTATCAATAATACGTATTTTAATGACGTGAGTC
The DNA window shown above is from Aspergillus fumigatus Af293 chromosome 1, whole genome shotgun sequence and carries:
- a CDS encoding putative MFS monocarboxylate transporter: MSVRQVPKQRRTLIEFSAFKEVPCMLFCVAMFFGYIGFFNPIFYIEAFAIQKHAMGETLAFHLISILNATSVPGRIVPGILGLRFGPLNILLGSAIISGILSLCWIAIYNAGPLIVLAVLYGFSGAFVSLLAVALTTLNLNLQTLRTRMGMCSLLCGFGSLCRAPVAGAVLDNTRSYLGVQLYSGLTIGTTGVLLFFANHLKRRTN